The following coding sequences lie in one Maledivibacter sp. genomic window:
- a CDS encoding PadR family transcriptional regulator, whose translation MSRIIVLGLLSKHPMHGYEIQQILQKERVDLWTNLLPNSIYHALRQMDKEGLIKVHSKEERGHRVRVIYEITEAGKKEFKILLKEALKTPSRKFPSSLYTSLSFLNEITEDEVSAAIQNHIDDLEKDIIAWRHGEEKKIEYSEAPNILKAIFSNGIEHMESDLRLLYYIKDHIKELRYIAEEYSSKGEL comes from the coding sequence ATGTCAAGAATAATAGTTTTAGGATTGCTGTCAAAGCATCCTATGCATGGATATGAGATACAACAGATTCTACAAAAAGAACGTGTAGATTTATGGACTAATCTTTTGCCCAATTCAATTTATCATGCACTAAGGCAGATGGATAAAGAGGGACTAATAAAGGTTCACAGCAAGGAAGAAAGAGGGCATAGGGTTCGTGTTATATATGAGATTACAGAAGCTGGTAAGAAGGAATTTAAAATCCTTTTAAAGGAAGCCCTAAAAACTCCTTCCCGTAAGTTTCCTTCATCATTATACACTTCACTTTCCTTCCTAAATGAAATAACTGAAGACGAAGTAAGTGCTGCTATTCAAAATCATATTGATGATTTAGAAAAGGATATTATAGCTTGGAGACATGGGGAGGAAAAGAAAATAGAATACTCTGAAGCTCCCAATATTCTAAAAGCTATATTTAGCAATGGAATAGAGCATATGGAGTCTGATTTAAGGCTTTTATATTATATCAAAGACCATATTAAAGAACTCAGATATATTGCAGAGGAATATTCTAGTAAAGGTGAATTATAA
- a CDS encoding M42 family metallopeptidase, with protein MEYTINKDYLQEVIKMLLTTPSPSGFCNEIMGKIEEKVKGLGYNFERTKKGCGVITIPGKNPEYTVGLSAHVDTLGAMVRSIKDSGTLRFTSIGGYMMSTVEGEYCKVHTRNGKVYDGTVLTTQPSVHVYSEARTQKREEANMEIRIDEQVESKEDVEALGIYTGDFISFDSRTVIMENGFIKSRHLDDKAGVAILFGLMELLKSHNITPQNNIKIFISNYEEVGHGSAFIPEDIDEFIAIDMGAMGDDLNCTEMQVSICAKDSSGPYDYDIVSKLISIARDKDIDHAIDIYPYYGSDASAALRGGNNIKGALIGPGVHASHSMERTHIDALINTTKLLTFYVMEKK; from the coding sequence ATGGAATATACAATCAATAAAGACTATTTGCAAGAGGTAATAAAAATGCTTTTAACAACCCCAAGCCCCAGTGGCTTTTGTAATGAAATAATGGGGAAAATTGAAGAAAAAGTCAAGGGCTTAGGCTATAACTTTGAAAGAACAAAAAAAGGCTGTGGTGTCATCACAATACCCGGCAAAAATCCAGAATATACGGTTGGACTTTCAGCCCATGTAGATACCCTAGGGGCTATGGTACGTTCCATCAAAGATTCTGGTACCCTTAGATTTACATCTATTGGTGGCTACATGATGTCAACTGTAGAAGGAGAATATTGCAAAGTACATACTAGAAATGGTAAGGTCTATGATGGTACGGTTCTCACCACTCAGCCATCGGTGCATGTATATTCAGAAGCCAGAACTCAAAAGCGTGAAGAAGCTAATATGGAAATACGTATTGATGAGCAGGTAGAGTCTAAAGAAGATGTAGAAGCTTTGGGTATATATACTGGAGATTTTATATCCTTTGATTCTAGAACTGTAATCATGGAAAATGGATTTATTAAGTCAAGGCATTTAGATGATAAGGCTGGGGTAGCTATACTTTTTGGTTTAATGGAGCTTTTAAAATCACATAATATAACTCCACAAAATAATATAAAGATTTTTATTTCCAACTATGAGGAAGTGGGCCATGGATCTGCCTTTATACCCGAGGATATTGATGAGTTTATAGCTATAGATATGGGAGCCATGGGAGATGACTTAAATTGCACCGAAATGCAAGTTTCTATATGTGCCAAGGATTCCTCAGGACCATACGATTATGATATCGTTTCAAAGCTGATTTCAATAGCTAGGGATAAAGATATAGATCATGCCATAGATATATACCCTTACTATGGGTCGGATGCTTCTGCTGCACTTAGGGGTGGGAACAATATAAAAGGAGCCCTTATAGGCCCCGGAGTTCATGCTTCCCATTCTATGGAGCGTACCCATATAGATGCTTTGATAAATACTACCAAGCTATTAACTTTCTATGTGATGGAAAAGAAATAA
- a CDS encoding ATP-binding cassette domain-containing protein, protein MSILTVKKLSHGFGDRAIFHDVSFRLLKGEHIGLIGANGEGKSTFMNIITGKLEPDDGNIEWSKRVRVGYLDQHTALEKGITIRDVLKTAFKYLFDLEAEMNDICNKMAEATPEELEQMLEDMGTIQDVLTNNDFYIIDSKVEEIGRGLGLKDIGLDKDVNDLSGGQRTKVLLAKLLLEKPDILLLDEPTNYLDEQHIEWLKRYLQEYENAFILISHDIPFLNSVINLIYHMENQQLNRYVGDYDNFTNIYEAKKRQLEAAYKKQQQEISELKDFVARNKARVATRNMAMSRQKKLDKMDKIELAREKPKPEFNFKKARTSGKLVFETKDLIIGYNEPLSNPLNLRMERGQKIALIGANGLGKTTLLKSILGEIKTISGSTKLGDYLHIGYFEQEIKESNYNTCIEEVWHEFPGYTQYEVRAALAKCGLTTKHIESKILVLSGGEQAKVRLCKLINRETNFLVLDEPTNHLDVDAKEELKRALKEYTGSLLLICHEPEFYRDVVTDIWNCEAWTTKIV, encoded by the coding sequence ATGAGTATATTAACAGTAAAAAAGCTAAGTCATGGATTTGGGGATCGTGCAATTTTTCATGATGTTTCCTTCAGACTTTTAAAAGGTGAACATATTGGGCTAATTGGAGCTAATGGTGAAGGAAAATCTACTTTTATGAACATCATAACGGGAAAGCTGGAGCCCGATGATGGAAACATAGAATGGTCAAAGCGTGTGAGGGTTGGATATCTCGACCAACATACAGCACTTGAAAAGGGTATTACAATTCGTGATGTGCTAAAAACAGCCTTTAAGTATCTTTTCGACCTAGAAGCTGAAATGAATGATATATGTAATAAGATGGCTGAAGCCACTCCCGAGGAGCTTGAACAGATGCTTGAGGATATGGGTACAATTCAAGATGTCTTAACCAATAATGACTTCTATATAATAGACTCAAAGGTTGAAGAAATCGGGAGAGGGTTAGGATTAAAGGACATAGGCCTTGATAAAGATGTTAATGATCTAAGTGGAGGACAAAGAACAAAGGTACTTCTTGCAAAGCTATTACTTGAAAAACCAGATATTCTTCTCTTGGATGAGCCTACAAACTATCTAGATGAACAACATATAGAATGGTTAAAGCGTTATCTCCAAGAATATGAAAATGCCTTTATACTTATATCCCATGATATTCCATTCCTCAACAGCGTAATAAACTTAATTTATCATATGGAAAACCAGCAGCTTAATCGTTATGTTGGTGACTATGACAATTTTACTAATATTTACGAAGCCAAAAAACGACAGCTTGAAGCTGCATATAAAAAACAACAACAGGAAATTTCTGAGCTTAAGGACTTCGTTGCTAGGAATAAAGCTAGGGTAGCTACTAGAAACATGGCAATGTCTAGACAGAAAAAGCTTGATAAGATGGACAAAATTGAATTAGCAAGGGAAAAACCTAAGCCAGAGTTCAACTTTAAAAAAGCTAGAACCTCGGGCAAATTGGTTTTTGAAACAAAGGACCTTATTATAGGTTATAATGAGCCCCTTTCAAATCCTTTAAATCTACGTATGGAGCGTGGGCAAAAAATTGCATTAATTGGAGCCAATGGCCTTGGTAAAACAACACTCCTTAAAAGCATTCTCGGAGAAATCAAAACTATTTCTGGCTCTACTAAGCTAGGGGACTATCTCCACATAGGTTACTTTGAGCAGGAAATTAAGGAATCTAACTACAATACTTGCATTGAAGAGGTTTGGCATGAATTCCCTGGATATACTCAATACGAGGTTCGTGCTGCCCTTGCAAAATGTGGATTAACAACAAAGCACATAGAAAGTAAAATCCTTGTGTTAAGCGGTGGAGAACAAGCTAAAGTTCGTTTATGTAAGCTTATCAACAGGGAAACTAATTTTCTTGTTCTAGATGAGCCAACCAACCATCTTGATGTTGATGCTAAAGAAGAGCTTAAACGTGCCCTTAAAGAATATACTGGCAGCCTACTTTTAATATGCCATGAACCGGAATTTTATAGGGATGTTGTAACGGATATTTGGAACTGCGAAGCATGGACAACTAAGATAGTATAA
- a CDS encoding LTA synthase family protein, with translation MFTRLKIVDEIKKYKYEYIITLIFSILLYMGSEIISRKSIFSTLKASIFHPLYFIMSIIFIFALNITLGTIFFNCRLGNILTMMIILPISILNVIKYDLRGIPLIPSDVFLFNEAQNITNAVNMSKYIVYFILIALAMIITIYKLKEIMYKDFTKKLMVLNLAVSLMIVILVTNSSVAEAGDYSSKGFILNFSSQFNNKRISEGPIHDRIFIEGIIKENKRYFNRFSSNKKDTENVKPNIIVIMNEAYWDVNLLKNAEITPNPMKDFEELRKESIYGMMESPVYAGGTANTEFEVLTGLSTHYFENGYMLYPNEVKAPLMSLASVLKNQGYETTAIHPHMGWYYNRNEVYKHLGFDDFLSVEYLVAPEKKGYYISDEAVTDLMIDQIKKSKEPQFIFSVTMQNHGPYDDYRYNEDNMNIEIKGNLDNEGKQILKTYSQGIYDANKALKKLIDYLRNDDQPTMVLFFGDHLPLLGEDLKVYRDSGYYTEDKPYTENYIKTMSTPFILWSNTTEESQNLGLFDSLFLGPYLLDKAGVDMPNYYKYLFHTSKEISAINKHFVTDKKGHYFNRTGETKEYEKYNKQIKALQFDIMYGEKMIEEDYSRWVIEDNSSYRKDSNNIRIDTVFKKDDDLIIQGNNLYPTGTLYINNKDIEFEFININKLIVREYKSKVDNSDIKVQYKLIDTNENTLAMTKMFNYVKNEDIFTDNKDK, from the coding sequence ATGTTTACAAGACTTAAAATAGTTGATGAAATAAAGAAATATAAATATGAATATATTATTACCTTAATATTTTCTATTTTACTTTATATGGGTAGTGAGATTATTTCTAGAAAGAGTATATTTTCAACACTAAAGGCTTCAATATTTCATCCACTTTACTTTATAATGTCAATAATCTTTATTTTTGCTTTAAATATTACTTTAGGAACGATATTTTTTAATTGCAGACTAGGAAATATATTGACAATGATGATTATTTTACCAATTAGTATTTTAAATGTCATCAAGTATGATCTAAGAGGTATTCCGCTTATTCCCAGTGATGTTTTTTTATTTAATGAAGCCCAAAATATAACAAATGCTGTTAATATGTCAAAATACATAGTGTATTTTATACTTATAGCCTTGGCGATGATAATTACTATCTATAAATTAAAAGAAATCATGTATAAGGATTTCACAAAAAAATTAATGGTTTTAAATCTAGCTGTAAGTTTGATGATTGTTATTTTAGTTACAAATTCCAGCGTTGCTGAAGCTGGGGATTATTCTTCAAAGGGATTTATATTGAATTTTTCTTCTCAATTTAATAATAAAAGAATTAGTGAAGGCCCAATACATGACCGTATATTTATAGAGGGGATAATAAAGGAAAATAAGAGGTATTTTAATAGGTTTTCTTCAAATAAGAAGGATACAGAAAATGTTAAGCCAAATATTATTGTAATTATGAATGAAGCCTATTGGGATGTTAATCTATTGAAGAATGCAGAAATTACTCCAAATCCCATGAAGGATTTTGAAGAATTGAGGAAGGAAAGCATTTATGGCATGATGGAGTCTCCAGTTTATGCTGGTGGGACTGCTAATACTGAATTTGAGGTATTAACTGGTTTATCCACCCATTATTTTGAGAACGGATATATGTTGTATCCCAATGAGGTGAAGGCACCTCTCATGTCCCTGGCTAGTGTTTTGAAAAATCAAGGATATGAGACTACAGCTATTCATCCCCATATGGGGTGGTATTACAATAGAAATGAAGTATATAAGCATCTTGGGTTTGATGATTTTCTGAGTGTTGAATATCTTGTTGCCCCCGAGAAAAAGGGTTACTATATTTCCGATGAGGCGGTAACTGACTTAATGATTGACCAGATTAAAAAATCCAAGGAGCCACAGTTCATTTTTTCAGTGACGATGCAGAATCATGGGCCCTATGATGATTATAGATATAATGAAGATAATATGAATATTGAGATAAAAGGAAATTTAGATAACGAAGGCAAGCAAATACTGAAAACATACTCACAGGGGATATATGATGCTAATAAAGCATTAAAAAAGTTGATTGACTATTTAAGGAATGATGATCAGCCAACTATGGTACTTTTTTTTGGAGATCATCTTCCCCTATTAGGTGAAGACTTAAAGGTATATAGGGATAGCGGATATTACACTGAAGATAAACCATATACGGAAAACTATATAAAGACGATGTCAACACCATTCATATTATGGTCTAATACTACAGAAGAATCACAGAATCTTGGATTGTTTGATTCCTTGTTTTTAGGGCCTTATTTACTTGATAAGGCTGGGGTAGATATGCCTAATTATTATAAATATTTATTTCATACTAGTAAAGAAATTTCAGCTATAAATAAGCATTTTGTGACGGATAAGAAGGGGCATTACTTTAACAGGACTGGAGAAACAAAAGAGTATGAAAAATATAATAAACAAATAAAGGCTTTGCAATTCGATATTATGTATGGTGAAAAAATGATAGAAGAAGATTATAGCAGATGGGTAATTGAAGATAATAGTTCCTATAGGAAGGATTCAAACAACATTAGGATTGATACTGTATTTAAAAAAGATGATGATTTGATTATACAAGGTAATAATTTGTATCCAACGGGAACTTTGTATATTAATAATAAAGATATAGAATTTGAATTCATCAATATTAATAAATTGATTGTAAGGGAGTATAAATCAAAGGTTGATAACAGTGATATCAAAGTACAATATAAGCTGATTGATACAAATGAAAATACTCTTGCCATGACTAAGATGTTTAACTATGTGAAAAATGAAGATATCTTTACTGACAATAAAGATAAATAA
- a CDS encoding DUF4178 domain-containing protein: MGIFDRLKKVFEANKNADVVPVEERNVMNMRVGDIINIEDVDYEVQGILKFNDHGWKWIEYKIKDSRKTYWLSVEEDDDIEISMYQEVVAITTEPTKVYEYKGIKYYMQEGSDAIVEDIEGKINAVKGEQVDYYEYTDEDDENLLSIEIWDGEVEMSIGRWIEAYNIEIYPGS, from the coding sequence ATGGGTATATTTGATAGGCTAAAGAAAGTCTTTGAAGCAAATAAAAATGCTGATGTAGTCCCTGTAGAAGAAAGAAATGTTATGAATATGCGTGTTGGGGATATTATTAATATTGAGGACGTTGATTACGAGGTTCAAGGAATCCTAAAGTTTAATGACCACGGTTGGAAATGGATTGAATACAAGATAAAGGACTCTAGAAAGACCTACTGGTTAAGTGTTGAAGAGGATGACGATATTGAAATAAGTATGTATCAAGAAGTTGTAGCAATTACTACTGAGCCTACTAAAGTATATGAATATAAGGGTATTAAATATTATATGCAAGAAGGCAGTGATGCAATTGTGGAAGATATTGAAGGGAAAATTAACGCAGTAAAAGGAGAACAAGTGGATTATTATGAATACACCGATGAGGACGATGAAAATCTCCTATCCATTGAAATATGGGATGGCGAGGTAGAAATGAGCATCGGCAGATGGATAGAAGCCTATAATATTGAAATATATCCTGGTTCATAA
- a CDS encoding acyl-CoA thioesterase/BAAT N-terminal domain-containing protein — protein sequence MKGKINISSKYNMIDDKLQISINGLQPFQEIKLEAEAKDDMGRNWMAFGIFVADEEGNIDLSKDRPTNGSYRDCDPSGLLWSMTLQEKAPSYPPMFLKMSTSSHEVTFRLLYEGIIQDEEVIDVNFTDIDTEMITLDKNFIGKLFTPKEKNNLPALIVLGGSSGGFMWSEQIAALLSSRGYAALALSYFDYQGNYGLPNELIEIPLEYIENALEYLSNHQAINSNKIGMIGISKGAELSLLFSSLTSQQLAAVIGYVPSSHVFQGISMGDNKAKSSWTYKEEPLSYINYPKGVVFTMDMNASTLCNIHERALQEVDSEQMKAAEIKVENINCPLLLISGEKDATWPSYKMCKAITKSLKDNKHSNKVEHINFPAMGHAFFIPNLPPIIDSPLVTAQDAAKANREAWNSVLQFLDQYMNE from the coding sequence ATGAAAGGTAAAATTAATATTTCAAGTAAATACAATATGATTGATGATAAGCTACAAATCAGCATAAATGGGTTGCAGCCCTTTCAAGAGATAAAGCTTGAAGCTGAAGCAAAGGATGATATGGGACGTAATTGGATGGCTTTTGGAATCTTTGTAGCAGATGAAGAGGGAAATATAGACCTAAGTAAGGATAGACCAACAAATGGAAGCTATAGGGATTGTGACCCATCTGGACTTTTATGGTCAATGACATTACAAGAAAAAGCTCCATCCTATCCTCCAATGTTTTTAAAAATGAGTACTTCTTCCCATGAAGTCACATTCCGTCTATTATATGAAGGTATAATTCAAGACGAAGAAGTTATAGATGTGAATTTTACTGATATTGATACAGAAATGATAACCCTTGATAAAAATTTTATAGGAAAACTCTTTACACCAAAGGAAAAGAATAATTTGCCAGCATTGATAGTTCTAGGAGGTTCTAGTGGTGGATTTATGTGGTCAGAGCAGATAGCTGCTTTACTTAGTTCAAGAGGTTACGCAGCACTTGCTTTAAGCTATTTTGACTATCAGGGCAACTATGGTTTACCTAATGAACTTATTGAAATTCCATTGGAGTATATTGAGAATGCATTAGAATATTTAAGTAATCACCAAGCTATTAACTCAAATAAAATTGGAATGATAGGTATATCTAAAGGAGCCGAACTGTCACTACTTTTTAGTTCTCTTACTTCTCAACAGTTGGCAGCGGTAATAGGATATGTACCTTCATCCCATGTGTTTCAAGGAATTTCTATGGGAGATAATAAGGCAAAATCGTCATGGACTTATAAAGAAGAACCTTTAAGTTATATTAATTATCCAAAGGGTGTAGTATTTACAATGGATATGAATGCTTCCACATTATGTAATATCCATGAAAGAGCTTTGCAGGAAGTCGATAGTGAGCAGATGAAAGCTGCCGAGATAAAAGTAGAAAACATAAATTGCCCGTTGCTACTTATTTCTGGAGAAAAGGATGCCACTTGGCCTTCATACAAGATGTGTAAAGCTATAACAAAATCTTTAAAGGACAATAAACATTCTAATAAGGTAGAGCATATAAACTTTCCAGCCATGGGTCATGCTTTCTTTATTCCTAATCTACCTCCAATTATAGATAGTCCATTAGTTACGGCTCAGGACGCAGCAAAAGCCAATAGAGAAGCATGGAATTCTGTATTACAATTCTTAGATCAATACATGAATGAATAA
- the deoD gene encoding purine-nucleoside phosphorylase encodes MSKSTPHIKSDNIKIAETVLLPGDPLRAKYIADNFLENVVQFNAVRNMFGYTGTYKGKEISVMGSGMGMPSIGIYSWELINVFGVKNLIRIGSCGALQENLKLYDVIFGIGASTNSNYAAQYELPGTLAPIASWKLLDKAKKIADEKNIDVHVGNILSSDIFYGDNPDAIMKWKKMGILGVEMEAAALYMNAARAGVNALCILTVSDHILTHEETTPEERQTAFTKMMEIALELAE; translated from the coding sequence ATGTCAAAAAGCACACCACATATAAAATCAGACAATATCAAAATAGCTGAAACGGTTCTGCTACCAGGAGACCCATTACGTGCTAAATACATAGCAGATAACTTTTTAGAGAATGTTGTGCAGTTTAATGCTGTACGTAATATGTTTGGCTATACTGGTACATATAAAGGGAAAGAAATTTCTGTAATGGGTAGCGGTATGGGAATGCCTAGTATAGGGATTTATTCTTGGGAATTGATTAATGTTTTTGGTGTAAAGAACTTAATCCGTATTGGTTCATGTGGAGCCCTACAGGAAAATTTAAAGTTATATGATGTTATTTTTGGAATAGGGGCGTCAACAAATTCTAATTATGCTGCCCAATATGAATTGCCTGGAACCTTAGCACCAATTGCATCTTGGAAGCTATTAGATAAAGCTAAGAAGATTGCTGATGAAAAAAATATAGATGTTCATGTTGGAAATATACTATCTAGTGATATTTTCTATGGAGATAATCCTGATGCAATAATGAAGTGGAAGAAAATGGGCATATTAGGAGTGGAAATGGAAGCCGCTGCGTTGTATATGAATGCTGCACGTGCTGGGGTCAATGCTTTATGTATACTAACAGTAAGTGATCATATTTTAACCCATGAAGAAACTACTCCAGAAGAAAGACAAACTGCATTTACAAAAATGATGGAGATAGCTTTAGAACTAGCGGAATAA
- a CDS encoding stalk domain-containing protein, protein MKKIICSVLIASSFLASTTSYANSFLMHTAKSGDSYSYISQKYDVSTNELKDLNKDRDDMIYEGSLVKIKPIEPNITIKIDNTVLQTAQYPYIENNRTFVPIRFIAEALSVDKIIWDEPSKTAILIDGNKTITLTLGRDIANINGRDIKLDAPISIYEGRTYVPVRLISEAFNCTVNWDSNTSTVLIDANSSYDEDLYWLSRIINAESQGEPFEGKLAVGNVVINRKNSLDFPNTVKEVIFDTNYGYQYTPVLNGTIHNAPSAESIKAAKMVLEGTNNIGDCEYFLNPAKSTNTWIIKNRTFYKRIGLHDFYR, encoded by the coding sequence ATGAAGAAAATAATATGTTCAGTGCTTATTGCCTCGTCATTTCTGGCCAGTACTACTTCCTATGCAAATTCTTTTTTAATGCATACAGCTAAATCAGGCGATTCCTATTCTTATATATCACAGAAATATGACGTCAGTACTAATGAACTCAAAGATTTAAACAAAGATAGAGATGACATGATTTATGAAGGTAGCTTGGTTAAAATAAAACCCATTGAGCCAAATATAACTATCAAAATTGATAATACGGTTCTTCAAACTGCTCAATATCCCTACATAGAAAATAACCGTACCTTTGTCCCAATCCGTTTTATAGCTGAGGCCCTAAGTGTTGATAAGATCATATGGGATGAACCCAGCAAAACTGCCATATTAATAGATGGCAATAAAACTATAACCCTGACTTTGGGCCGGGACATAGCAAATATAAATGGAAGGGATATTAAACTGGACGCCCCTATAAGTATATATGAAGGACGAACCTATGTACCTGTGCGTTTGATTTCTGAAGCTTTTAATTGTACAGTAAACTGGGATAGCAATACTTCTACGGTTTTAATTGATGCCAATAGTTCCTATGATGAAGACCTATATTGGTTATCTAGGATTATTAATGCCGAGTCCCAGGGTGAACCCTTTGAAGGTAAGCTAGCCGTTGGTAATGTGGTAATAAATAGAAAAAACAGCCTTGATTTCCCAAACACAGTGAAGGAAGTAATTTTTGATACCAATTATGGATATCAGTATACCCCAGTACTAAATGGAACTATTCACAACGCCCCTTCAGCTGAGAGTATAAAAGCAGCTAAAATGGTATTGGAAGGTACTAATAACATTGGCGATTGTGAATATTTTCTTAATCCAGCAAAATCAACCAATACTTGGATTATTAAAAACAGAACCTTTTATAAAAGAATAGGCTTACATGATTTCTACAGATAG
- a CDS encoding methyl-accepting chemotaxis protein has translation MKLGKKLLLFQFTSIIILVVLILGTVYFYNINLFKRTLEREVVLLVSNSAESINSNIEQNIQKIKMMSQADVFESLNPNDIKNYLEELIKEDNSFKELHFYRNSESLLTSTSKGIINRDTESLFLNEAKNAEQGNIFVGEPYIKEDSTIMNIYTPITDNSNIKVIGILVGEVDLEPMIKKINEVNDYLIGDKSAYLVNASNNIIHTQEKGVKQFDILPDAEINDEINKALAGDSTGFVNYTDYKGEKVIAGYADISEFGVNEGVDWSIIAVAEVSAAYGSINKMIATIVTISVIVLLVILSLTFVFSKGIVNPIKIVVDFANEIANGNLKVQPMQVKSKDEIGVLTNTLNIMHQSLTQIVENISEISNNVNVAANILDENLNDVATTTEDVSNIINQISEGAITQAGDTQNVNNNMIDLGEVIDSNTKNISELSDTSIKIGQLTSEGLDVIQVLTENTDENSKIISKIIDVIHNTSDSVQKIGEASKLIASISEQTNLLALNAAIEAARAGEFGKGFAVVAQEIRTLAEQSAQSTNEIDIILEELINNVEIAKQTGKEVNITTNNQLNSVTETKNKYDDISNEIRFTIKKIDNVSKLSDKIEISRNKVLDLIQNLAAISQENTASTEETAASTEEIFASVEEMTQKSKLLSNLSDELKESVAKFNI, from the coding sequence ATGAAATTAGGAAAAAAACTGCTATTATTTCAGTTTACATCGATTATCATTCTTGTAGTATTGATTTTGGGAACAGTATATTTTTACAACATTAATCTGTTTAAAAGAACACTAGAAAGAGAAGTGGTTCTATTAGTAAGCAATTCTGCTGAATCTATTAATTCTAATATTGAACAGAACATACAAAAAATAAAGATGATGTCGCAAGCAGATGTATTTGAAAGCCTTAATCCAAATGATATAAAAAACTATCTTGAAGAACTCATAAAAGAAGACAATTCTTTTAAAGAACTACATTTCTATAGGAATAGTGAATCTTTACTTACATCTACTTCAAAAGGAATTATTAATAGAGATACAGAATCATTATTCTTAAATGAAGCAAAGAACGCTGAACAAGGGAATATATTTGTTGGTGAGCCATACATAAAAGAAGACAGTACAATTATGAACATATACACTCCTATTACAGATAATAGCAATATAAAAGTTATTGGTATTCTTGTAGGAGAAGTTGATTTAGAACCAATGATTAAGAAAATAAATGAAGTAAATGATTATCTAATAGGTGACAAATCAGCATATTTAGTGAATGCTAGCAACAATATCATTCATACACAAGAAAAGGGTGTAAAACAATTTGATATCTTACCTGATGCAGAAATTAATGATGAAATCAATAAAGCACTTGCTGGTGATTCCACAGGATTTGTTAACTATACGGATTACAAGGGTGAAAAGGTTATTGCTGGATATGCAGATATTTCTGAATTTGGAGTGAATGAAGGTGTTGATTGGTCAATCATAGCAGTTGCTGAAGTGTCTGCTGCATATGGTTCTATTAATAAAATGATTGCAACAATTGTTACTATATCAGTAATTGTATTACTGGTCATATTGTCACTCACATTTGTTTTTTCTAAGGGTATTGTAAATCCCATCAAAATCGTTGTGGATTTTGCAAATGAAATTGCCAATGGAAATTTAAAAGTTCAACCGATGCAAGTGAAATCAAAGGATGAAATCGGTGTACTAACAAATACATTAAATATAATGCATCAAAGTCTAACACAGATAGTGGAAAACATATCTGAAATATCTAATAATGTCAATGTAGCAGCAAATATTTTAGATGAAAACTTAAACGATGTTGCCACAACCACAGAAGATGTTTCAAACATTATCAATCAGATTTCTGAAGGGGCAATAACTCAAGCCGGGGATACGCAAAATGTAAATAATAATATGATAGACCTGGGCGAAGTTATTGACAGTAATACTAAGAATATAAGCGAATTGTCTGATACATCTATTAAAATTGGCCAATTAACTTCTGAAGGTCTTGATGTTATTCAGGTGTTAACTGAAAATACAGATGAAAACAGTAAAATAATTAGCAAAATTATAGATGTTATTCATAACACTAGTGATAGTGTTCAAAAGATTGGAGAAGCAAGTAAATTGATTGCTAGCATTTCAGAACAAACTAATTTACTTGCATTAAATGCAGCAATTGAAGCAGCTAGAGCTGGCGAATTCGGAAAAGGCTTTGCAGTAGTAGCACAAGAAATAAGAACATTGGCTGAACAATCTGCACAATCAACAAATGAAATTGATATAATTCTAGAAGAACTAATAAATAATGTAGAAATTGCAAAACAAACAGGAAAAGAGGTTAATATAACAACAAACAATCAACTGAACAGCGTTACAGAAACAAAAAATAAATATGATGATATTTCTAATGAAATTAGATTTACTATCAAAAAAATTGATAATGTATCTAAATTAAGTGATAAAATAGAAATTAGTAGAAATAAAGTACTAGATCTAATTCAAAATCTTGCAGCTATCTCCCAAGAAAACACTGCAAGTACTGAGGAAACTGCCGCTTCAACAGAAGAAATATTTGCTTCAGTAGAAGAGATGACACAAAAAAGTAAGCTGTTATCAAATTTATCGGATGAACTTAAAGAATCAGTGGCTAAATTCAATATATAA